A genomic segment from Acidobacteriota bacterium encodes:
- the lipB gene encoding lipoyl(octanoyl) transferase LipB has product MPLLEVRTLGRIDYAEGLALQRELVEARRRGEIPDQLLLLEHPHVITLGVKVRTDRSHILADEAALTDRGVTVHEAGRGGDVTYHGPGQLVGYPILDLAPDRRDLHRYVRDLEETLIRTVARFGIEAGRVQGLTGVWVGREKVAAIGVRISRWITSHGFALNVAPDLAYFDLIVPCGISDRGVTSMARLTGRPLTPDDVAPVVAAEFGAVFGRIFAM; this is encoded by the coding sequence TTGCCCCTCCTCGAGGTCAGAACGCTCGGCCGGATCGACTACGCCGAGGGGCTCGCACTCCAGCGCGAGCTGGTCGAGGCGCGACGCCGGGGCGAGATCCCAGACCAGCTGCTCCTCCTCGAGCACCCGCACGTCATCACGCTCGGCGTGAAGGTCCGCACCGACCGCTCGCACATTCTGGCCGACGAGGCGGCACTCACCGACCGTGGCGTCACGGTGCACGAGGCCGGGCGGGGCGGCGATGTGACCTACCATGGCCCCGGGCAGCTCGTGGGCTACCCCATCCTCGATCTCGCTCCGGACCGACGCGACCTCCACCGCTACGTGCGCGACCTCGAGGAAACGCTGATCCGGACCGTCGCGCGCTTCGGCATCGAGGCGGGGCGGGTCCAGGGGCTGACGGGGGTGTGGGTGGGACGCGAGAAGGTGGCGGCCATCGGCGTGCGGATCTCGCGGTGGATCACGAGCCACGGCTTCGCGCTCAACGTCGCCCCCGACCTCGCCTACTTCGACCTCATCGTGCCCTGCGGCATCAGCGATCGCGGCGTGACGTCGATGGCGCGACTGACCGGGCGGCCGCTGACGCCCGACGACGTGGCGCCGGTCGTGGCCGCGGAGTTCGGTGCGGTCTTCGGCCGAATCTTCGCCATGTGA
- a CDS encoding sigma-70 family RNA polymerase sigma factor: MTRHTDHELELITRLRSGDPTAVDDLAAAYGPRIFQLALRYMKNREDAEEVAQDVLLKVYRKIDAFRGDSALSSWIYRITFNAAMSRLRNARFSRPAEVSEEDLRLQGGDERSRPGLEPPDWSMMADEALMRAQMRKRLEDAMEELPPIYRVPVVLRDIKGLTTEEASAVLNVKTQTLKSRLHRGRLILRQRLADFAGGLSLYPATS; encoded by the coding sequence ATGACCCGCCACACCGACCACGAACTCGAACTCATCACGCGTCTCCGCTCGGGCGACCCGACCGCCGTCGACGACCTCGCTGCGGCCTACGGCCCGCGTATCTTCCAGCTGGCGCTCCGCTACATGAAGAACCGGGAGGACGCCGAGGAGGTGGCGCAGGACGTCCTGCTCAAGGTCTACCGGAAGATCGACGCCTTCCGCGGCGACTCGGCCCTCTCCTCGTGGATCTACCGCATCACCTTCAACGCGGCGATGTCGCGCCTGCGCAACGCGCGCTTCAGCCGGCCGGCCGAGGTGTCCGAAGAGGACCTTCGGCTGCAGGGCGGCGACGAGCGCAGCCGGCCGGGCCTCGAGCCGCCGGACTGGTCGATGATGGCCGACGAGGCGCTGATGCGGGCGCAGATGCGCAAGCGTCTCGAAGACGCCATGGAGGAGCTGCCGCCCATCTATCGCGTCCCGGTGGTGCTCCGCGACATCAAGGGGCTGACCACGGAAGAGGCGAGCGCCGTGCTCAACGTCAAGACCCAGACGCTCAAGTCGCGCCTGCACCGCGGGCGCCTCATCCTCCGGCAGCGGCTCGCGGACTTCGCGGGCGGGCTGTCGCTCTACCCGGCAACCTCGTAA
- a CDS encoding SDR family oxidoreductase, with protein MTTPFLSGKVALVTGGSRGIGYGIADALLANGASVVFTGARTDSVAAADTRLSATYGRRVLGVVADVRDLEAVRTAVGQTTAEFGGLDILVNNAGIGRFKPLADFTPDEWREVIDINLTGVFHCCHCAIPALRARGGGWIFNISSLAGKNAILGGGAYCASKSGLNAFSEVLMQELREDDIRVSYVMPGSVSTEFNDRKPGPSESWKLTADDIARVVVDLLRHDPRSLPSRVEIRPSRPPKK; from the coding sequence ATGACCACTCCCTTTCTCTCAGGCAAGGTCGCCCTCGTGACAGGGGGCTCGAGGGGTATCGGCTACGGCATCGCCGACGCGCTGCTCGCCAACGGGGCCAGCGTCGTCTTCACGGGAGCCCGGACCGATTCGGTCGCGGCCGCCGACACGCGCCTCTCGGCGACCTACGGCCGGCGCGTGCTCGGCGTCGTCGCCGACGTTCGCGACCTCGAGGCGGTCCGCACCGCGGTCGGCCAGACGACCGCCGAGTTCGGCGGCCTCGACATCCTGGTCAACAACGCGGGCATCGGGCGCTTCAAGCCGCTGGCCGACTTCACGCCCGACGAGTGGCGCGAGGTCATCGACATCAACCTCACCGGCGTCTTCCACTGCTGCCACTGCGCGATTCCGGCCCTCCGCGCGCGAGGTGGCGGCTGGATCTTCAACATCAGCAGTCTGGCGGGCAAGAACGCCATCCTCGGCGGCGGCGCTTACTGCGCCTCGAAGTCGGGCCTCAACGCGTTCAGCGAGGTCCTGATGCAGGAGCTGCGCGAGGACGACATCCGCGTCAGCTACGTGATGCCCGGCTCGGTGTCGACGGAGTTCAACGACCGCAAACCGGGGCCCTCGGAGAGCTGGAAGCTCACGGCCGACGACATCGCACGGGTCGTCGTCGACCTGCTCCGCCACGACCCGCGCAGCCTGCCGAGCCGCGTCGAGATCAGGCCGTCGAGGCCTCCGAAGAAGTAG
- a CDS encoding MFS transporter encodes MSGVADQPAAAPRERSYGELVWRNRNFRMLWFGQIVSQLGDWFNAVAVYALVLDLTGSATAVALMMVVQQLPSSLVGPLAGVVIDRMDRRHVMVAADVVRGILVLGLLLVRDADQIWIAYLVIALAVSATAFFEPSRSAILPLVASRDELMPANALASATWSVMLAIGAAAGGAVTALAGRETAFLINSASFFASAVFIARIRLGRDLATPDGAAAPGHGRGFVDGLRYLRAHRDVAAYVGIKGVWGLAGGVLLLLTIFGERVFPLGGSTAAAIGVLYAARGVGAGVGSLLTGRLLGTSVLRLRRGIGPAFFTVALFYIALAGAPSLWMASLAVVGAHVGGSVLWVASAVLLQVTVPDHVRGRIFAIEFALLTLAVSVSSYATARVLDAFALGPRPLTLALGLFFLVPAAAWWVRGRRPTSSEASTA; translated from the coding sequence GTGAGCGGGGTCGCCGACCAGCCCGCTGCCGCGCCACGCGAGCGGTCGTACGGAGAGCTCGTCTGGCGGAACCGCAACTTCCGGATGTTGTGGTTCGGGCAGATCGTCAGCCAGCTCGGTGACTGGTTCAACGCCGTCGCCGTGTACGCGCTCGTCCTCGACCTGACCGGGTCGGCCACGGCCGTGGCGCTCATGATGGTGGTGCAGCAGCTGCCCTCGTCGCTCGTGGGGCCGCTCGCCGGCGTCGTGATCGACCGGATGGACCGCCGGCACGTGATGGTCGCCGCCGACGTCGTCCGCGGGATCCTCGTGCTCGGCCTGCTGCTGGTTCGCGACGCCGACCAGATCTGGATCGCCTACCTCGTCATCGCCCTGGCCGTTTCCGCGACGGCGTTCTTCGAGCCCTCGCGGTCGGCGATCCTGCCGCTCGTGGCATCGCGCGACGAGTTGATGCCCGCAAACGCCCTCGCGAGCGCCACGTGGTCGGTGATGCTGGCCATCGGCGCGGCCGCGGGCGGCGCCGTCACGGCCCTGGCTGGCCGCGAAACGGCGTTCCTCATCAACTCGGCGTCGTTTTTCGCGTCGGCGGTCTTCATCGCCCGAATCAGGCTCGGGCGAGACCTGGCGACGCCGGACGGCGCGGCGGCGCCGGGACACGGCAGGGGCTTCGTCGACGGGCTGCGCTACCTGCGCGCCCACCGCGACGTCGCGGCGTACGTCGGCATCAAGGGGGTCTGGGGCCTGGCGGGGGGTGTGCTCCTGTTGCTCACGATCTTCGGCGAACGGGTCTTCCCCTTGGGTGGCAGCACGGCGGCAGCGATCGGCGTGCTGTACGCGGCCCGCGGCGTCGGCGCGGGTGTCGGCTCGCTGCTCACCGGGCGGCTGCTCGGGACGAGCGTGCTCCGCCTGCGACGGGGCATCGGGCCGGCGTTTTTCACGGTGGCCCTGTTCTACATCGCGCTGGCAGGAGCGCCGAGCCTCTGGATGGCGAGCCTCGCCGTCGTCGGCGCGCACGTGGGGGGCTCGGTGCTGTGGGTGGCGAGCGCCGTGCTGCTGCAGGTGACGGTCCCCGACCACGTGCGCGGCCGGATCTTCGCCATTGAGTTCGCCCTCCTGACGCTGGCGGTTTCGGTGTCGAGCTACGCAACTGCGCGCGTGCTCGACGCGTTCGCCCTCGGGCCCCGCCCTCTCACGCTGGCCCTCGGCCTTTTCTTCCTCGTGCCGGCGGCAGCCTGGTGGGTCCGGGGACGGCGGCCTACTTCTTCGGAGGCCTCGACGGCCTGA
- a CDS encoding pyridoxal-phosphate dependent enzyme → MTRPSAADFAAARQRIATRLQPSPLVESAWLSRVLGIPVWLKLETLQPTRSFKVRGAVNAVERLVSSRAHDAASTAQGRQPEPLRLVTASAGNHGAALAWAASQAGLPCTVVTPASAPRAKRDAISRLGADLRAIADDYDDAEGRALELAVEPGRVYVSPYNHPDVIAGAGTVGLEILQQKPDVGAIVVPLGGGGLLAGIALAVEPHRPRVAVVGVEAERSPAFSTSLAAGRIVPIEVGDTLADGLAGNLEAGSVTFDIIRDRAPQVVALSEADIGAGIVDLVAEERLVAEGAGVMAVAAIAAGRVPIDRGPVVAIVSGANIDIGVLATLLGPRAGLV, encoded by the coding sequence GTGACCCGGCCGTCGGCTGCCGACTTCGCCGCCGCGCGCCAGCGCATCGCCACACGCCTTCAGCCGTCCCCGCTCGTCGAGTCGGCCTGGCTGTCGCGCGTGCTCGGCATCCCCGTCTGGCTCAAGCTCGAAACGCTGCAACCCACGCGATCGTTCAAGGTGCGCGGGGCGGTCAACGCGGTCGAGCGCCTCGTCTCGTCCCGCGCGCACGACGCGGCCTCGACGGCCCAGGGCCGCCAGCCGGAGCCGCTCCGGCTCGTCACCGCCTCGGCGGGCAATCACGGCGCCGCGCTCGCCTGGGCCGCTTCACAGGCAGGCCTGCCCTGCACGGTCGTCACGCCGGCGTCGGCGCCCCGCGCCAAACGCGACGCCATCAGCCGTCTCGGCGCCGACCTTCGTGCGATCGCCGACGACTACGACGATGCCGAAGGGCGAGCGCTGGAGCTCGCCGTGGAGCCCGGTCGCGTCTACGTCTCCCCCTACAACCATCCCGACGTGATCGCGGGCGCCGGCACCGTCGGCCTGGAGATCCTGCAGCAGAAGCCAGACGTGGGCGCGATCGTCGTGCCGCTCGGCGGCGGCGGACTGCTGGCCGGCATCGCGCTCGCGGTCGAACCACACCGGCCGCGCGTGGCGGTGGTGGGCGTCGAGGCCGAACGCAGTCCGGCCTTCTCCACCTCACTCGCCGCCGGGCGGATTGTCCCGATCGAGGTCGGTGACACGCTGGCCGACGGGCTTGCCGGCAACCTCGAAGCGGGAAGTGTGACGTTCGACATCATCCGCGATCGCGCGCCGCAGGTCGTCGCGTTGTCCGAGGCGGACATCGGCGCCGGCATCGTCGATCTGGTGGCCGAGGAGCGGCTGGTCGCCGAAGGCGCCGGGGTGATGGCGGTCGCCGCGATCGCCGCCGGACGCGTGCCGATCGATCGCGGGCCCGTGGTCGCGATCGTGTCGGGCGCCAACATCGACATCGGCGTCCTCGCAACCCTGCTGGGGCCGCGCGCGGGCCTGGTGTGA
- a CDS encoding MBL fold metallo-hydrolase yields MILETFAVGPFYKNAVLLGCEATREAVVVDPGDEVDELLEAVSARQLAVRYILLTHAHIDHVTGVGRAKAALGVPIVLHRDDLFLYERAPEIGRMYGMHVAPLPPVDEYYEPGGRWTFGRYEARPHHTPGHCPGGVCLEIVGPDVTPPLLVVGDTLFAGSIGRTDLPGGDLSTLMRSIRDVLLPFGDEARVLSGHGPETTIGRERRTNPFLQPDSPG; encoded by the coding sequence ATGATCCTCGAGACCTTCGCCGTCGGGCCGTTCTACAAGAACGCCGTGCTGCTCGGGTGCGAGGCCACGCGCGAGGCGGTCGTCGTCGACCCGGGCGACGAGGTGGACGAACTGCTCGAGGCCGTGTCGGCCCGCCAACTCGCGGTCAGGTACATCCTGCTGACCCACGCCCACATCGACCACGTCACGGGGGTCGGACGGGCGAAGGCTGCGCTCGGCGTGCCCATCGTCCTGCATCGCGACGACCTGTTCCTCTACGAGCGCGCGCCGGAGATCGGCCGGATGTACGGCATGCACGTCGCCCCGCTCCCCCCCGTCGACGAGTACTACGAGCCGGGTGGCCGGTGGACCTTCGGGCGCTACGAGGCCCGCCCCCACCACACGCCGGGGCACTGCCCGGGCGGGGTCTGTCTCGAGATAGTGGGGCCAGACGTCACCCCGCCGCTGCTCGTCGTCGGCGACACGCTGTTTGCCGGGTCGATTGGTCGCACCGATCTGCCCGGCGGCGATCTCTCGACGCTCATGCGATCGATCCGCGACGTGCTCCTGCCCTTCGGCGACGAGGCGCGCGTCCTGTCGGGTCACGGGCCCGAGACGACCATCGGCCGGGAGCGCCGCACGAACCCCTTCCTGCAGCCAGATTCGCCCGGCTGA
- a CDS encoding FHA domain-containing protein, with the protein MWILRTLAGPDDGPATFRLLPGSMKTLGRAIRADFVLDAPLVSRVHCRLTCSETDRLEVEDLRSTNGTFVNNRRIQRAVLITGDRVRVGRVEFEVAHDGAPVVAEATEE; encoded by the coding sequence ATGTGGATTCTCCGCACGCTGGCGGGCCCAGACGACGGGCCCGCCACCTTTCGCCTCCTCCCCGGCAGCATGAAGACCCTCGGCCGGGCCATCCGGGCCGACTTCGTGCTCGACGCCCCGCTCGTCTCGCGCGTGCACTGCCGGCTGACGTGCTCCGAGACCGACCGCCTCGAGGTCGAGGACCTCCGCAGCACGAACGGCACGTTCGTGAACAATCGGCGCATCCAGCGCGCCGTGCTCATCACGGGCGACCGCGTTCGTGTCGGGCGTGTGGAGTTCGAGGTGGCACACGACGGCGCGCCGGTCGTCGCCGAAGCCACCGAGGAGTGA